The genomic interval CTTCAAAATACGATCCTCGCCCAGAGCACTTGATACACATTCCATTTGGAGAAAGGTTGGAAAAATAACTTGGCGACAATCGCTCCTCGCTATTTCCGCATTCTAAGCAGAATAGGTTGTCATTCACAGCTGTTCCGCAGTTGGAGCAAAGGATTGACCCTTCTCCAGCATAGAGCAGTGCCAGCCTATTCATAATATTGGTCTTTGAGCCTACGGTTGAGCGCGTGTTGCTTTGACAGATCGTATTTTGCTGCACGGCTATGGCTGGGCTTAAGCCTTGTATACTGTCGAATTTGTCTTCATTATCAAGCCCAGCAACAATACCTAAGGATTGCAAGTATTGCTTGCGTCCTTCCTCAAAAATAATATCAAACACAAGGCTGGATTTGCCTGATCCGCTGACGCCAGTTGCTGCCACCAGCTTGTTTTTTGGAATTGAAATGTCGATGTTCTTGAGGTTATGCATTCGTGCCCCTTTTATCGTTATGGTTTTCTGCTCCATTTCATCGCCCCTTATTCTAGATTTGACTATGCAAGAGGTCCTACTGGCAAATAAATATCTACGAAATGTTTTGTTTGTGGGTTTGGGTCTGGTTCGCTGACATATACTTCAAAACTTGAAGTGTCACGAGGAAGATAACCGCTTTGGGGCAGCCATTCGCCGCATAAATAGTCCCAAGCCTCACTATACTCATTTTGGTATATTTCAAAATGACCTACAGCGTATTTGCCGGAAGGTATAATCATGATTCCGACATCACTATCCCCTTTTTCGATGACCTTCGCAGCACTGCTTGGGATTGTCACACAAAGGCTGGTTCTTCTATGATGATCCTCTGTAATTTCCGGATGATCATGATAGATCGTCAACACTTTTATGCTGCTCGAATCGATGAGGTTCCATTTGCTTAAATAAGCGAACAGCTGTCGCATGAGTGATTGAAAAACAAGTTTTAATTGTTCATAGCTGCCAAGATGTCTCACATAGGCAACATTCATGTCGCCAATCGTCTCAATGGTTACCTTTCCTTTTACCTTATTTTCATCATCCTTTTTTGTCATTTTCAGCATACTTTCATGATAAGGAGATATTTTTATCAAGTCTTTGCAATTCTTGCGATGTTGATTTCTATAATAGCTCGGGCTTACACCATAATAATTTTTAAACGCCCGTGAAAAAATCGCAGTATCCGTAAAACCAAATTGATAAGCGATAGCCGTAACTGTCCTATCTGGCCGATGAATGAGAAAATTTAATGCTTTCTCCAGCTTCACTCGATTTACGTATTGCAGCAATGATTCATTCACGATCCCTTTAAAAATTTTATGAAAGTGATACTTTGAAAACCCGGCAATGGAAGCAAGCTCATCTAGTGAAAGAGAATCACATACATTTGCTTCTATATAATCCTGCACTTTATGAATGCGACGCAAATACTCTTTTTTACTTTGAGAAATTGTCATATATGATCCCTCCGCACCTTCAGGAGCAACATTACTCCATTACAGAATACAGAATAACATATGTTAAAATATGTTTTTCCAAAAACGAATTAAATAATGTATTACATTTGTGTATTGTTCTGGCATCAGATGAAGTTTAGAATGAATAAAACTTCAAGAGAAGCGAGTGAGGACTAAAATGAGAATGTGGATTGAAAAATGGAAACACCTTTTAGGCATTCTTTCCATTCCTCTTCAGGGGTTTATTTATATGGGGATTGCCAGCAATGTTGGACCAGACATTATTTTGGATTATTTTTGGATAGATACGTTAATTCCTTTTGTAAAATGGTTTATCTTCCCTTATATAAGCTGGATGCCCGTTTTATATCTTAGCTTTTTGTATCTGGCTATTAAACATCGCAGTATTTATTGGCGTACTCTATTGATCTATAATATTTCCGTCATGGCGTGCAATGTTGTTTTCTGGTTTTTTGCTACCCTTGTACCTCGGCCCGATGTTGATGGCGCTGACTTGGCAAGCAGGCTTGTTAATTTTATTTACGAGTCTGACGCACCCTTTAACTGTTTTCCAAGTGTCCACTGCTTAACGAGTTATTTGCTATTCATAACTTTGAAACGTGAATTAGTTGTCAAACTGTCTGTTAGAGTCTTTATGTACATTTTGTTGTGGCTTATTATCATTTCAACTGTCTTCACCAAGCAGCATGCACTCATTGATGTATTTGGGGGAATTCTCTTCGCTGAAGTGACATACCAGATTGTCCATTATATCTCATCTCGAAATCAGCGGCGTGACAAGCTGGCTACTACAAGTATGTAGTAATGGACTTATGATCATTACAAAGGGCTGGAAAGTCGAGGTAACAAAAGGGAGGACCATCCCAGAAATCGGAATTGGGTTTAACTGGAAAAATTACATAATGGGGAGTAGGTTTCCTGCAAACTTGCTTCCTCCAAAGAAGACCGTTCCCCTATTATGCATAGGAAAACGGCCGCCGCTTAATTTACTATTTTACTACTTCTTCCCGTTCTCCCCAAGTCGTCACTCTGACGCTAACTAGAGGCTTCGGATCGCCTTCGAATTTACAACTGAATGATAGCGGCTGTCCACCCGTTCTTACGATTGGCGCATCGGCGGAAGCATGAATGGTTCTTAGCAGATTCCAGTTCTGATCATAAACTTTACCGATTCTGTCACCTTCACAAACGAGATATTGGTTCACGAAAACTTCTGTATCAAACGTCATATAAACACCATTCGTATAAAAAGTTGGACGTTTAATCGAAGCATCATCGTTACCATATGAAGGAATGACACGCAGCGTAAATTTTAGCGGTTGATCCGCATAACGGTTGAAATACGTCCAATCTGCTCCCCCTGGCTGGCCTGGCTGCAGCTCCGCCGGGTTGCATACGAGCGGTTTTGAGATATGGACAGGGTATAAATTCCACTTCCCTTCACTTGAGGCTTCCAAATGCCAGTCGCTTTTCGGATCCTTCAACCGTTCCCGTTGTTCGGATGTGAAGGCGCCGACTTGTCTTGCTGTCTCCCACTCGCGCACGGATGTAAATACCGACTCGATGTTACCGTTACGACCAAGCACCTGCATATCGGCAACTAAAGCAAAACCAGCGTTGAAACCTGCCGCTTTCGATAATACCCACTCTATTTCATCAGGTGACGTCGCTTCGAACTGATCGGAAGCAGAACGAACAAGAAACCATCCAAGCATTGACGGAATGAAGTTACGGGCAAAATACCGCTGGTTGGTAAGCCGCCATTCAAGCTGCCCTTCACGTGTTGCAGCACCCCAAGGCTCGCCCCAATTGAACCTTGTGAATACATGCCACAAATAGTTCGGAACGACAATGCTAGCATCGTTAATAACTTCTTCTCCCCAGCCGTCATAACACATTTTCACAAAACGATTCACTCCGTACCCGTCATGACCTGTTGCATAGCAGCCTTCCAAACCATCAAATGATATTTGCTTCAAGCCTGTTTTCATAAATAGATCGTTGATGCGAACGCAATATTCGTCCTGCAGCTCAATGTTCGGGAAAAATACATCGTAAGGGTGATCCCATAGTCGACCTATAAGCGTACCACTTTCATGCGTCGCGATGGTTGTTCCATTTGCTCCACGCTTAACGCCTGTAATCTTCCACGGCGCGCTTTCTGTAACTCCATCATATTCGATTTGTTCACTTCCGATTTGTGCTGTATGCCGGAACAAATGTAGTTGAAACGGCGCGGGATCATCAATCTCGATACAATCTGCTTCTAAGTCGACCATTGCAACTAATCGCGACATACCTGCCATTTGCAGCCTTTCATCCGGCACTGGCGTTACATAGGAATCATTTAATGTCGTAAAGTTGGATAGTGTATGCACGCCGACATGAACACCCTCACCTTCTGCCATTGCCACAGAAGACTTTAAACCCTCATCCCCATTCGGGAAGCTTTTTGGCTTCAGAGCGAAATGTCCCCAATTGATGAAAGGATCGGGATGATACACGTATTTGAGACCAGCCATTTTCGTAAAACGTATGGCTTCGGACATTGTAGATTCAGAGAAATCTGTAAT from Paenibacillus sp. FSL K6-3182 carries:
- a CDS encoding phosphatase PAP2 family protein, with the translated sequence MRMWIEKWKHLLGILSIPLQGFIYMGIASNVGPDIILDYFWIDTLIPFVKWFIFPYISWMPVLYLSFLYLAIKHRSIYWRTLLIYNISVMACNVVFWFFATLVPRPDVDGADLASRLVNFIYESDAPFNCFPSVHCLTSYLLFITLKRELVVKLSVRVFMYILLWLIIISTVFTKQHALIDVFGGILFAEVTYQIVHYISSRNQRRDKLATTSM
- a CDS encoding AraC family transcriptional regulator — translated: MTISQSKKEYLRRIHKVQDYIEANVCDSLSLDELASIAGFSKYHFHKIFKGIVNESLLQYVNRVKLEKALNFLIHRPDRTVTAIAYQFGFTDTAIFSRAFKNYYGVSPSYYRNQHRKNCKDLIKISPYHESMLKMTKKDDENKVKGKVTIETIGDMNVAYVRHLGSYEQLKLVFQSLMRQLFAYLSKWNLIDSSSIKVLTIYHDHPEITEDHHRRTSLCVTIPSSAAKVIEKGDSDVGIMIIPSGKYAVGHFEIYQNEYSEAWDYLCGEWLPQSGYLPRDTSSFEVYVSEPDPNPQTKHFVDIYLPVGPLA